From the genome of Pseudodesulfovibrio sp. S3, one region includes:
- a CDS encoding ACP S-malonyltransferase, with protein MTKIGILFPGQGSQEKGMGRDVAEADGAALDLWKLAERESGLPLREIYWDGEPEDMADTRALQPALTVVNLTLWLAVKDKLTPAATAGHSLGEFASLGAAGVLSLTDCVRAVTLRGRLMADSGGAGHGMAAVVKLSQDQVEAIVESAAKESGKELRIANYNTPAQFVISGEKEALDAAEALVKEAKGRAIPLAVSGAFHSPLIQEAADEFGAFLATLDWNAPAFPVHHNATALPQPDPAEIMATMQRQMTSSVLWIQTMQAMWAMGINEFIEVGPKGVLFKMLKANLGSMEEKWSGLNIGSLAQAGEL; from the coding sequence ATGACCAAAATCGGCATTCTCTTTCCGGGACAGGGTTCCCAGGAAAAAGGCATGGGCCGCGACGTGGCCGAGGCTGACGGTGCCGCCCTGGACCTGTGGAAACTCGCCGAAAGGGAATCCGGCCTGCCCCTGCGTGAAATATACTGGGACGGCGAGCCCGAGGACATGGCCGACACCCGCGCCCTGCAACCCGCACTGACCGTGGTCAATCTCACTCTCTGGCTGGCGGTGAAGGACAAGCTCACACCTGCGGCCACGGCAGGACACTCCCTGGGCGAATTCGCCTCTCTGGGCGCGGCAGGCGTGCTCAGCCTGACGGACTGCGTCCGGGCGGTCACCCTGCGGGGCAGGCTCATGGCCGACTCCGGCGGCGCGGGCCACGGCATGGCCGCCGTGGTCAAGCTCTCCCAGGATCAGGTCGAGGCCATAGTGGAATCTGCGGCCAAGGAATCCGGCAAGGAGCTGCGCATCGCCAACTACAATACCCCGGCCCAGTTCGTCATCTCCGGCGAAAAGGAAGCCTTGGACGCAGCCGAAGCGCTGGTCAAGGAAGCCAAGGGGCGGGCCATTCCCCTGGCCGTGTCCGGCGCATTCCACAGCCCGCTCATCCAGGAGGCCGCCGACGAGTTCGGCGCATTCCTGGCCACCCTGGACTGGAACGCCCCGGCCTTTCCCGTCCACCACAATGCCACGGCCCTGCCCCAGCCCGACCCGGCCGAGATCATGGCCACCATGCAGCGCCAGATGACTTCATCCGTTCTATGGATACAGACCATGCAGGCCATGTGGGCCATGGGCATAAACGAATTCATCGAGGTAGGCCCCAAGGGCGTGCTCTTCAAGATGCTCAAGGCCAACCTCGGTTCCATGGAAGAGAAATGGTCCGGCCTGAACATCGGCAGCCTGGCCCAGGCCGGGGAGCTGTAA
- a CDS encoding integration host factor subunit alpha encodes MSTLTKAGIVDYIYERTDKNRAEIKDMVESILEIMKTAVKKDHALLISGFGKFEAYDKRARKGRNPQTTQTITLPPRKVVVFRLSRKFRAELNPFLV; translated from the coding sequence ATGAGCACCCTCACCAAAGCCGGCATCGTGGACTACATCTACGAACGCACCGACAAGAACCGCGCCGAGATAAAGGATATGGTTGAATCCATCCTTGAGATCATGAAGACGGCAGTGAAAAAAGATCACGCCCTGCTGATTTCTGGTTTCGGCAAGTTTGAAGCATATGACAAGCGGGCTCGCAAGGGGCGCAATCCCCAGACGACCCAGACCATCACCCTGCCCCCTCGCAAGGTGGTCGTCTTCAGGCTGTCCCGCAAATTCCGTGCTGAACTCAATCCTTTCCTGGTCTGA
- the aroE gene encoding shikimate dehydrogenase, with amino-acid sequence MTKSLGIIGWPLGHTMSPTLHNWGFGQLGIDARYEAWPLEPKDLPAFMTRVRETPIFGLSVTIPHKQAIMDHLDAISERARTIGAVNTVHWDGEVLRGENTDVIGVVAPLHGLEILPDSAIVLGAGGAARAAVAGFRELGIRSIAVSNRTRDKGQALAADFDVECIPWEKRMDRPWELICNTTPLGMSGDMVHISPWDADRFPPNAVAYDIVYNPLRTAFLTQARQAGCRTISGLEMFLHQGLAQFRLWTGREMDEAGARDLLLAALKK; translated from the coding sequence ATGACCAAGTCGTTGGGCATCATCGGCTGGCCGCTGGGGCACACCATGAGTCCGACCCTGCACAATTGGGGGTTCGGCCAACTGGGCATTGACGCGCGCTACGAAGCCTGGCCCCTTGAGCCAAAGGATCTGCCCGCCTTCATGACCCGTGTCCGGGAAACGCCCATCTTCGGCCTGAGCGTGACCATTCCGCACAAACAGGCAATCATGGATCACCTCGACGCGATCTCCGAACGGGCAAGAACTATCGGGGCGGTCAACACCGTGCATTGGGACGGGGAAGTCCTGCGGGGCGAGAACACCGACGTCATCGGCGTAGTCGCCCCCTTGCACGGGCTGGAGATACTCCCGGACTCAGCCATAGTGCTGGGGGCAGGCGGCGCGGCCAGGGCGGCCGTGGCCGGATTCAGGGAACTCGGCATCCGATCCATCGCAGTCTCCAACCGGACTCGGGACAAAGGCCAAGCCCTGGCTGCGGATTTCGACGTGGAGTGCATACCCTGGGAGAAGCGCATGGACAGGCCCTGGGAATTGATCTGCAACACCACACCGCTGGGCATGTCCGGCGACATGGTGCATATCAGCCCGTGGGACGCAGACCGTTTCCCCCCGAATGCCGTGGCCTATGACATTGTATACAATCCCCTGCGAACGGCATTCCTGACCCAGGCCCGACAAGCCGGGTGCCGAACCATTTCCGGACTGGAGATGTTCCTGCACCAGGGATTGGCCCAATTCAGGCTTTGGACCGGCCGGGAAATGGATGAAGCCGGAGCCAGAGACCTGCTGCTCGCGGCGTTGAAAAAATGA
- a CDS encoding cyclic nucleotide-binding domain-containing protein — protein MNKGDIKWEDISLFQDIPAAAMDRVKAIFEIRTLEPGVNLITEGEEGDEMFILIEGRVRISKSMLIEGMNLPILEVDNPRKVLATLDESEFPLFGEIALMDRDTRSATVQVLAQSSFLVTNRLRFYDLLEHEPAIGVKIFKKLASRMASTIRKNNSELVKLSTALALALSRYKAAP, from the coding sequence ATGAACAAAGGCGACATAAAGTGGGAGGACATCTCCTTGTTCCAAGATATCCCGGCCGCGGCCATGGACAGGGTCAAGGCCATCTTCGAAATCCGCACCCTGGAGCCGGGCGTAAACCTGATCACCGAGGGCGAGGAAGGGGACGAGATGTTCATCCTCATCGAAGGACGGGTACGGATCAGCAAATCCATGCTCATCGAGGGCATGAATCTGCCCATTCTTGAAGTGGACAACCCCCGCAAGGTTCTGGCAACCTTGGACGAATCCGAATTTCCCCTGTTCGGCGAGATAGCGCTCATGGACCGCGACACCCGATCCGCCACGGTCCAGGTACTCGCCCAGTCCAGTTTCCTGGTCACCAACCGCCTCAGATTCTACGATCTTCTTGAACACGAACCTGCCATCGGCGTCAAAATATTCAAGAAACTGGCCAGCCGCATGGCCTCCACCATCCGCAAGAACAACAGCGAGCTGGTCAAGCTGTCCACGGCCCTGGCTCTGGCCCTCAGCCGATACAAGGCCGCACCGTAA
- a CDS encoding potassium channel family protein, with protein MKHADGRNLFPTLRDTLLGWCRNPFVKLTLLIIVLLLFATGGFWFFELYPKGDIQSAFGALWWAVVTLTTVGYGDVVPATTGGKIMGLVVMVCGIGLVSTLTGNLASMLVEHKAKKRKGLLKVNLTHHVIIVGWNDFGLELISALRDNGVFNAKEGGHQSDLVLVNTLSSDERETLALQIDMEERLRFVWGAITHESVLLKAQPDRAKVVYLLSQHRGREAKDADQETLYCALSLRELAPQVPIYGEVALPENRKHLLRAGVNEILVHGQLTSSILGLIGVNPSLWTFVQELLGMRGSNHLQIQNLGSEEKTLTWGELTARFRNDGRLPLALCQISKQLSLEDVLDEGSALDQFILELFESSGQETRLGDTGPRVLANPPDAERLDQFDAVLFLKAGETR; from the coding sequence ATGAAACATGCGGATGGCCGAAATCTCTTTCCGACCCTGCGGGACACCCTCCTCGGATGGTGCCGCAACCCGTTCGTGAAACTGACCTTACTCATCATCGTCCTGCTGCTTTTCGCCACCGGGGGATTCTGGTTCTTCGAACTCTATCCCAAGGGCGACATTCAGAGCGCGTTCGGCGCCCTGTGGTGGGCGGTGGTCACCCTGACCACCGTGGGCTACGGAGATGTGGTTCCCGCCACCACCGGCGGCAAAATCATGGGGCTGGTCGTGATGGTCTGCGGCATCGGACTGGTCTCCACACTGACAGGAAACCTGGCCTCCATGCTCGTGGAGCACAAGGCCAAAAAGCGCAAGGGGCTGCTCAAGGTGAACCTGACACACCACGTCATCATCGTCGGCTGGAACGACTTCGGCCTGGAACTCATCAGCGCCCTGCGCGACAACGGCGTCTTCAACGCCAAGGAAGGAGGCCACCAGTCGGACCTCGTGCTGGTCAATACCCTCTCATCCGATGAGCGCGAGACCCTGGCCCTGCAAATCGACATGGAGGAACGCCTCCGATTCGTCTGGGGAGCCATCACCCACGAATCCGTGCTGCTCAAGGCCCAACCCGACCGCGCCAAGGTGGTCTACCTCCTGTCGCAGCACCGGGGCCGTGAGGCCAAGGATGCGGATCAGGAAACCCTGTACTGTGCCTTGAGTCTGCGCGAGCTTGCCCCGCAAGTGCCCATATACGGCGAGGTGGCCCTGCCCGAGAATCGCAAGCACCTGCTGCGGGCCGGAGTCAACGAAATCCTTGTCCATGGCCAGCTCACCTCGTCGATTCTGGGACTCATCGGGGTCAACCCGTCCCTGTGGACCTTTGTCCAGGAGCTGCTCGGCATGCGCGGTTCCAATCATCTCCAGATCCAAAACCTCGGCAGCGAAGAAAAGACCCTGACCTGGGGCGAACTCACAGCCCGCTTCAGGAATGACGGCCGCCTGCCCCTGGCCCTGTGCCAGATCAGCAAACAACTTTCCCTGGAAGACGTACTCGACGAAGGTTCCGCCCTGGACCAGTTCATCCTGGAACTCTTCGAGTCCTCGGGCCAGGAAACCCGCCTGGGCGACACCGGTCCCCGCGTGCTGGCCAACCCCCCAGACGCTGAACGGCTGGATCAGTTCGATGCCGTGCTGTTCCTCAAAGCGGGGGAGACACGATGA
- a CDS encoding chemotaxis protein CheD, whose protein sequence is MKFSKNPEEVIVTYSLGSCLGVSVYDPKARIGGMVHCLLPSALAAKEKARSNPFMFVNTGVAMMVRRLVENGADRGRLVFKAAGCANMRNDRLFDTGVRNFEALKKLMERNHKSLAASEVGGTIPRTLFLYLDTGRVVVRSMGKEWDI, encoded by the coding sequence ATGAAATTTTCCAAGAACCCCGAAGAGGTCATTGTTACCTATTCGCTGGGTTCCTGCCTTGGCGTCTCGGTCTATGATCCCAAGGCCCGTATCGGCGGGATGGTCCACTGTCTGCTGCCCTCTGCCTTGGCCGCCAAGGAAAAGGCCCGTTCCAATCCGTTCATGTTCGTGAATACCGGTGTGGCCATGATGGTGCGCAGACTGGTTGAGAACGGGGCGGACAGGGGACGGCTGGTGTTCAAGGCGGCCGGATGTGCAAACATGCGCAACGACCGCTTGTTCGACACCGGCGTCCGCAATTTCGAGGCACTCAAAAAACTGATGGAGCGGAACCACAAGTCCCTTGCTGCCAGTGAAGTTGGGGGCACAATTCCCAGAACACTCTTCCTGTACCTCGACACCGGTCGTGTGGTAGTGAGGTCAATGGGAAAGGAGTGGGACATATGA
- a CDS encoding metallophosphoesterase family protein — MRNKELVVLADIHGNSLALAAVLAHAKERGRTRFFNLGDTFYGPLDPAGTWRILRELDMPAVLGNQDRILLQGGQQWSGIPVFGRTLEAIGREGLDWLGSLPETLRPEPDILLCHGTPRNDTAYLLEDVSTGLPAMRPCRQMLDDLLPEAAGCSLVLTGHSHHAGLASCDDITVVNPGSVGLPAYDDIDPPHIMASGSPHASYAVLTRTENGWNAEFSEVEYDWEAAAAQARANGREDWARWLATGMA, encoded by the coding sequence ATGCGAAACAAGGAACTGGTCGTCCTGGCCGACATCCACGGCAACTCCCTGGCCCTTGCGGCCGTGTTGGCCCACGCGAAAGAACGCGGCCGGACCCGCTTTTTCAACCTGGGCGACACCTTCTACGGCCCCCTGGACCCGGCCGGAACATGGCGCATCCTCAGGGAACTGGACATGCCAGCCGTGCTCGGCAATCAGGACCGCATCCTTCTTCAGGGCGGTCAGCAATGGAGCGGCATCCCTGTCTTTGGCCGGACCCTTGAGGCCATCGGCAGAGAAGGACTCGACTGGCTCGGTTCCCTGCCTGAGACACTCAGGCCGGAGCCGGACATCCTGCTCTGCCACGGCACGCCTCGAAACGACACGGCGTATCTGCTTGAGGACGTGTCCACGGGACTGCCTGCCATGCGCCCCTGCCGCCAGATGCTGGACGACCTGCTGCCCGAGGCAGCGGGCTGCTCGCTCGTCCTGACGGGCCACAGCCACCACGCCGGGCTGGCTTCCTGCGACGACATCACCGTGGTCAATCCCGGCAGTGTGGGTCTGCCGGCCTACGACGACATTGATCCGCCGCACATAATGGCCAGCGGTTCGCCCCACGCCAGCTACGCCGTGCTGACCCGGACTGAGAATGGATGGAATGCGGAGTTCTCCGAGGTAGAGTACGACTGGGAAGCCGCGGCCGCACAGGCCCGTGCCAACGGCCGGGAAGATTGGGCCCGATGGCTCGCCACCGGCATGGCCTAG
- a CDS encoding HIT family protein — MVKVDSDCIFCKIVAGDIPCAKVFESENILAFLDIAPVNAGHALVLPKGHYPTLMDIPVELGNELLQALSSVGRAVMEATGADGLNLMQNNHEAAGQLVHHAHYHLIPRFADDGLRLWPQSSYEQDEMKRIATSIAELLK, encoded by the coding sequence ATGGTGAAAGTGGATTCCGATTGTATTTTCTGCAAAATCGTGGCCGGGGACATTCCCTGCGCCAAGGTTTTCGAATCGGAAAACATCTTGGCTTTTCTGGACATAGCGCCTGTGAACGCCGGGCATGCCCTGGTCCTGCCCAAGGGGCATTACCCCACGCTCATGGACATTCCTGTGGAGCTGGGAAACGAATTGCTCCAGGCCTTGTCCTCGGTGGGCAGGGCGGTCATGGAGGCCACGGGCGCAGACGGGCTGAACCTCATGCAGAACAACCATGAGGCGGCAGGCCAGTTGGTCCATCATGCGCATTACCATCTCATTCCCCGGTTCGCGGATGACGGCCTGCGACTGTGGCCCCAATCCTCGTACGAACAGGACGAGATGAAGAGAATCGCGACCAGTATCGCGGAATTGCTGAAGTAA
- a CDS encoding HDOD domain-containing protein, producing the protein MTRREEILSVCDKVVAMPTCVRKASALLDDLDAGIQKLTRIIEYDPGLTANLLKVVNASAIARKRPILTARDALTWLESPEIFRFVISTGVAPTYCRVIAGYDQAPGMFLQHSTTVAVASVELAHALGVDAPRHTFTAGLLSGVGKLLLGSFVEVDMRALLRLVFDENLSFDRAEEAVLGINHAELGGRLLAKWGLPPSITNVVRHHLRPDEFDGQDIVLDLVHIGNVLAKMIGVGLGADGLNYEVSNNVVARLGITSAALDTASANVVIEMNSLWDLFLECADDSCAL; encoded by the coding sequence ATGACCCGGCGCGAAGAAATTCTTTCAGTGTGCGACAAGGTGGTCGCCATGCCGACCTGTGTTCGCAAGGCCAGTGCTCTTCTGGACGATCTTGACGCGGGCATCCAGAAGCTGACACGCATCATCGAATATGATCCGGGATTGACAGCCAACCTGCTCAAGGTGGTCAACGCGTCAGCCATCGCCCGCAAACGGCCCATTCTGACGGCTCGCGACGCCCTGACCTGGCTGGAATCTCCCGAGATTTTCAGGTTCGTGATTTCCACCGGCGTGGCCCCCACCTATTGCCGCGTGATAGCGGGATACGACCAGGCTCCCGGCATGTTTCTGCAACATTCGACCACGGTGGCCGTGGCCTCTGTCGAGCTGGCCCACGCCCTTGGGGTGGACGCTCCGAGACATACGTTCACGGCCGGACTCCTGTCCGGGGTGGGTAAGCTCCTGCTTGGTTCCTTTGTCGAGGTGGACATGCGCGCGTTGCTCCGTCTGGTCTTCGACGAGAACCTTTCGTTTGACCGGGCCGAAGAAGCCGTGCTCGGCATAAACCACGCTGAGCTTGGCGGCAGGCTGTTGGCCAAGTGGGGCCTGCCTCCGTCCATCACCAACGTGGTCAGACATCACCTCAGGCCGGACGAGTTCGATGGCCAGGATATCGTCCTGGATCTGGTTCATATTGGCAACGTGCTGGCCAAGATGATCGGTGTCGGACTCGGTGCCGACGGTCTCAACTATGAGGTCTCGAACAACGTGGTCGCAAGGTTGGGCATCACGTCCGCCGCGCTGGATACGGCTTCGGCAAACGTTGTGATCGAGATGAACTCCCTCTGGGATCTGTTCCTTGAATGCGCTGATGATTCCTGCGCCCTTTGA
- a CDS encoding SPOR domain-containing protein, which translates to MKKNLLMLLILTAATLALSGCFRKHIESSPPAKTPSHTMGSGSEPGLIEETHEVGTSSAPLDKPIEEVYEVDAPQNAEPVAVGEKELAEEPLPEAGQLQREAEAAAAETATEPAMIESAPETGQVAETPDAPEADTPENTTVSGQYYVQVGAFSDLENANRVLARLIADGYKDSVLIRTDGGLFRVQAGSFPDESSAEDALTSLVVDYPKGFVLKKP; encoded by the coding sequence ATGAAAAAAAACCTGCTGATGTTGTTGATATTGACTGCGGCCACGCTGGCTCTGAGCGGATGCTTCCGCAAACACATCGAGTCCTCGCCTCCCGCAAAAACCCCCTCCCATACGATGGGTTCCGGTTCCGAACCCGGACTCATCGAAGAGACGCATGAAGTGGGCACATCCTCGGCACCATTGGATAAGCCCATAGAAGAAGTCTATGAGGTGGACGCCCCACAGAATGCCGAACCGGTTGCCGTGGGAGAAAAGGAACTGGCTGAAGAGCCTCTGCCCGAGGCCGGACAGTTGCAGAGGGAGGCAGAGGCCGCAGCGGCTGAAACAGCCACTGAACCCGCCATGATTGAATCCGCCCCTGAAACCGGACAGGTTGCGGAAACCCCGGATGCGCCTGAAGCAGACACCCCGGAAAACACGACCGTATCCGGGCAATACTATGTACAGGTGGGGGCGTTCTCTGATCTAGAAAACGCAAACAGAGTCCTCGCACGCCTCATTGCTGACGGGTACAAGGACTCTGTGCTGATCCGAACTGACGGGGGGCTGTTCCGCGTGCAGGCAGGCTCATTCCCGGACGAATCTTCGGCCGAGGATGCGCTCACCAGTCTTGTGGTGGACTACCCCAAGGGATTCGTACTGAAAAAACCGTAA
- a CDS encoding acetyltransferase: protein MNILIIGGGGHARVVADILLSMEDMEPLGYVTPDACPGTLGPLGLAVLGDDTCVAGLDHDGVVVAVGDNRLRHRIFARLVGAGETLVNAVHPSAIIARDVEMGVGCMVCAGAIVNTGTIVGDNVILNTGCVVDHDCTISGHAHVAPGVKLAGNVVVGAGALVGVGASVIPSVLIGEEAVVGAGAVVVDDVPPRQMVMGVPARPKT from the coding sequence ATGAATATATTGATCATTGGCGGCGGCGGTCATGCGCGGGTGGTGGCGGATATCCTGCTCTCCATGGAGGACATGGAACCGTTGGGATATGTGACTCCGGACGCCTGCCCCGGTACCTTGGGACCCCTGGGACTGGCCGTGCTGGGCGACGATACCTGCGTGGCCGGGTTGGACCACGACGGCGTAGTCGTGGCCGTGGGCGACAATCGCTTGCGGCATCGGATATTTGCCCGGCTCGTGGGTGCGGGCGAAACTCTTGTCAACGCGGTGCATCCCTCGGCGATCATTGCCAGGGACGTGGAGATGGGGGTGGGCTGTATGGTCTGCGCCGGGGCCATCGTCAACACGGGCACCATTGTCGGAGATAACGTCATCCTCAATACGGGGTGCGTGGTGGATCACGATTGCACGATCAGCGGCCACGCACATGTGGCACCCGGTGTGAAACTGGCCGGCAATGTCGTGGTGGGCGCGGGTGCCCTTGTCGGCGTCGGCGCCTCTGTCATCCCCTCGGTGCTCATCGGCGAGGAGGCGGTCGTGGGTGCGGGAGCCGTTGTCGTTGATGATGTTCCCCCTAGGCAGATGGTCATGGGCGTTCCTGCCAGGCCGAAAACCTGA
- a CDS encoding peptidylprolyl isomerase produces the protein MKTVLSTLTATILACGLIFSTMTGTAEAGPNPVVIMDTSMGRIMIMLYPKDAPETVANFLKYVDSGFYDKTIFHRVIRQRNSGDDDDKSMNIVQGGGYTFPIKRKQTMAPIPNEAATGLINAKGTIAMARGNASDSATCEFFFNVEDNPVLDYKQSSKQIGAGSYSGNTSMGYCAFGKVIRGMEVIEKIHQVETARSGRMEDVPVTPVFIKKAYLAK, from the coding sequence ATGAAAACGGTACTCTCGACACTGACGGCAACCATCCTGGCCTGCGGGCTGATCTTCTCCACCATGACCGGCACGGCCGAGGCCGGGCCCAACCCCGTGGTCATCATGGACACCTCCATGGGCCGCATCATGATCATGCTCTATCCCAAAGACGCCCCCGAGACCGTGGCCAATTTCCTGAAATACGTGGACTCGGGATTCTACGACAAAACCATCTTCCACCGGGTCATCCGTCAGCGCAATAGCGGGGATGACGACGACAAGAGCATGAATATCGTCCAGGGCGGCGGGTACACCTTTCCCATCAAGAGAAAGCAGACCATGGCACCCATCCCCAACGAGGCGGCAACAGGCTTGATCAATGCAAAGGGGACCATTGCCATGGCCCGCGGCAACGCCTCGGATTCAGCCACCTGCGAGTTCTTCTTCAACGTGGAGGACAACCCGGTGCTTGACTACAAACAGTCCTCGAAGCAGATCGGCGCCGGGTCATACAGCGGCAACACCAGTATGGGATACTGCGCCTTCGGCAAGGTCATCCGGGGCATGGAAGTGATCGAAAAGATTCACCAGGTCGAGACTGCCCGGTCCGGCAGGATGGAGGACGTGCCGGTTACGCCCGTCTTCATAAAGAAGGCCTACCTGGCTAAATAA